In a single window of the Hippocampus zosterae strain Florida chromosome 6, ASM2543408v3, whole genome shotgun sequence genome:
- the pggt1b gene encoding geranylgeranyl transferase type-1 subunit beta isoform X2, translated as MPLWRPPDVIDSNDMIEWIYSLQVLPTEDQSNLSRCGFRGSSHIGIPYSTKGLGVRHPYDSGHVAMTYTGLCSLLILGDDLSRVNKQACLAGLRALQLDDGSFYAVPEGSENDIRFIYCAASICYMLDDWSGMDVQKAIEYIRGSLSYDSGFGQGAGRESHGGWTYCAIASLCLTGRLEGALSRRELDRIRRWCIMRQQSGFQGRPNKPVDTCYSFWVGATLELLDVFQYTNFDKNRTFILSTQDRLVGGFAKWPECSPDPLHAYLGLCGLSLIGEPSLRKVHPALNITQRAFEHLRQLQQTWRVQ; from the exons ATGCCTCTCTGGAGACCACCAG ATGTCATTGACAGCAACGACATGATCGAGTGGATCTACTCATTGCAGGTTCTTCCAACGGAAGACC AATCCAACCTCAGCCGTTGTGGTTTTCGAGGATCGTCACACATCGGAATTCCTTACAGCACCAAG GGTCTTGGTGTGCGACATCCATACGACAGTGGCCATGTCGCTATGACCTACACTGGACTCTGTTCCCTTCTCATACTGGGAGATGACCTTAGTCGGGTCAACAAGCAGGCATGCCTGGCTGGCCTCAGGGCCCTGCAGCTAGATGATGGCAG TTTCTATGCCGTGCCAGAAGGCAGCGAAAACGACATCCGTTTTATCTACTGCGCAGCCAGTATCTGTTACATGCTAGACGACTGGTCCGGCATGGATGTCCAAAAGGCCATCGAGTACATTCGAGGAAGCCTG TCGTACGATAGCGGTTTTGGTCAGGGAGCCGGGCGAGAGTCACATG GCGGCTGGACGTACTGCGCCATCGCCTCCTTGTGTCTGACGGGTCGATTGGAGGGGGCGCTGAGTCGGCGGGAGTTGGACAGGATCCGCCGCTGGTGCATCATGAGGCAGCAAAGCGGCTTCCAGGGGCGCCCAAACAAGCCCGTTGACACCTGCTACTCTTTTTGGGTCGGCGCAACACTAGAG CTATTAGATGTGTTTCAGTACACCAACTTTGACAAGAACCGGACCTTCATTCTGTCCACACAAGATCGATTGGTTGGTGGCTTTGCTAAGTGGCCCGAATGCTCTCCAG ACCCACTGCACGCTTACTTGGGCCTGTGCGGTCTGTCTCTGATCGGAGAGCCCAGCCTGAGGAAAGTCCACCCGGCGCTCAACATCACCCAGCGGGCCTTCGAGCACCTCCGCCAGCTGCAGCAGACATGGAGGGTACAATAG
- the pggt1b gene encoding geranylgeranyl transferase type-1 subunit beta isoform X1, whose amino-acid sequence MAEEERLSEELEQLEFLRDRHVRFFQRTMQVLPEMYASLETTRLTILFFALSGLDVLDALDVIDSNDMIEWIYSLQVLPTEDQSNLSRCGFRGSSHIGIPYSTKGLGVRHPYDSGHVAMTYTGLCSLLILGDDLSRVNKQACLAGLRALQLDDGSFYAVPEGSENDIRFIYCAASICYMLDDWSGMDVQKAIEYIRGSLSYDSGFGQGAGRESHGGWTYCAIASLCLTGRLEGALSRRELDRIRRWCIMRQQSGFQGRPNKPVDTCYSFWVGATLELLDVFQYTNFDKNRTFILSTQDRLVGGFAKWPECSPDPLHAYLGLCGLSLIGEPSLRKVHPALNITQRAFEHLRQLQQTWRVQ is encoded by the exons ATGGCGGAAGAGGAGCGTCTGTCGGAGGAACTAGAGCAACTCGAATTTCTGCGAGACCGACACGTACGTTTCTTTCAGAGGACTATGCAGGTTTTGCCCGAGATGTATGCCTCTCTGGAGACCACCAG GTTGACGATCTTATTTTTCGCTCTGTCCGGCTTGGATGTGCTCGATGCTCTAGATGTCATTGACAGCAACGACATGATCGAGTGGATCTACTCATTGCAGGTTCTTCCAACGGAAGACC AATCCAACCTCAGCCGTTGTGGTTTTCGAGGATCGTCACACATCGGAATTCCTTACAGCACCAAG GGTCTTGGTGTGCGACATCCATACGACAGTGGCCATGTCGCTATGACCTACACTGGACTCTGTTCCCTTCTCATACTGGGAGATGACCTTAGTCGGGTCAACAAGCAGGCATGCCTGGCTGGCCTCAGGGCCCTGCAGCTAGATGATGGCAG TTTCTATGCCGTGCCAGAAGGCAGCGAAAACGACATCCGTTTTATCTACTGCGCAGCCAGTATCTGTTACATGCTAGACGACTGGTCCGGCATGGATGTCCAAAAGGCCATCGAGTACATTCGAGGAAGCCTG TCGTACGATAGCGGTTTTGGTCAGGGAGCCGGGCGAGAGTCACATG GCGGCTGGACGTACTGCGCCATCGCCTCCTTGTGTCTGACGGGTCGATTGGAGGGGGCGCTGAGTCGGCGGGAGTTGGACAGGATCCGCCGCTGGTGCATCATGAGGCAGCAAAGCGGCTTCCAGGGGCGCCCAAACAAGCCCGTTGACACCTGCTACTCTTTTTGGGTCGGCGCAACACTAGAG CTATTAGATGTGTTTCAGTACACCAACTTTGACAAGAACCGGACCTTCATTCTGTCCACACAAGATCGATTGGTTGGTGGCTTTGCTAAGTGGCCCGAATGCTCTCCAG ACCCACTGCACGCTTACTTGGGCCTGTGCGGTCTGTCTCTGATCGGAGAGCCCAGCCTGAGGAAAGTCCACCCGGCGCTCAACATCACCCAGCGGGCCTTCGAGCACCTCCGCCAGCTGCAGCAGACATGGAGGGTACAATAG